CTCGGCGCGCAGGGTCTGCAGCCACTCGCGCAACTGCGCCGCGCCGTCCGCTAGCGCGGCGAGGCCCTGGGAGTCGCGCACCGAGCGCGCCTGTTCGATACCGCAGCCCAGGGCCAGAGCGAAGGCGGTGGTGAGACCGTCGCCGCCGATGCCCAACGGGCGGCTGAGCAGCCACTGCCTGCCGCGGAAGACGTTCACCACCACCGGCCCGGCGCCCAGCTCGATCAGCACCGCGGTTTCGTCCGTCCCCGGCGCCGCATGATGCAAGTAGGCGGCAGCGGCTCCCGCTGAGCTGACGCTGACCGCCGCCGCCCGCAGACCGGCCTGCGCCAGCACCTCGCGCGCCGCCTCGACCGCTCGCTTGCGCGCCGCTACCAGCAGCACCGAACCCTCTTCGTCCACCTCGAAATCCCACGCCATCTCCTCCAGCGGAAACGGCAGGTGCTGCTGTGCCTCGAACTCCAACAGCTTGCTCACGGTCTCGCGGTCGGCGGGGGGAAGGTGAATGCGCTTGATCACGGCCTCGGTGCGCCCCACTGCGCAGACGACCTTGCGCGCGCGTATCCCCGCCGCGCGCATGGCCCGCGCCAGCGCTTGCGCCTTCGCCGCCGGGGACGAATCCTCAATCTCCTGTGCCGCGCTGCGCGCGATGCGCACCTGATCGCCCTCGCGCGCCAGCACCACCACCTTCACCCAGCGCGAGCCGATATCCA
This genomic stretch from Armatimonadota bacterium harbors:
- the pilM gene encoding pilus assembly protein PilM → MTRRTVAVDIGSRWVKVVVLAREGDQVRIARSAAQEIEDSSPAAKAQALARAMRAAGIRARKVVCAVGRTEAVIKRIHLPPADRETVSKLLEFEAQQHLPFPLEEMAWDFEVDEEGSVLLVAARKRAVEAAREVLAQAGLRAAAVSVSSAGAAAAYLHHAAPGTDETAVLIELGAGPVVVNVFRGRQWLLSRPLGIGGDGLTTAFALALGCGIEQARSVRDSQGLAALADGAAQLREWLQTLRAETERSLLAAAGPATAPTVQRIAATGGGWLTPGLADAVSEALGRPLEILETAGAPGPMFGAAAGLGLARGVNLLSSASAGGRRQTRRWVGSAIAVGALLAALALGTWRYCAVQQQLLARPTVAHREAEMQDLRVRQRVLTARRAEVERRLQPRHQVLSALQELSAAAPPGVWLTSVSFSPRRAIAVQGKAESATTVTSLLDALGRRVTLTYLRQGDGHVEFAITMQGS